A genomic window from Vitis riparia cultivar Riparia Gloire de Montpellier isolate 1030 chromosome 16, EGFV_Vit.rip_1.0, whole genome shotgun sequence includes:
- the LOC117934212 gene encoding dihydrofolate synthetase isoform X1, producing MKIFRVVSHKRTLLGFKRSFSREPELKDFLNYLDNLKNYEKCGVPKDAGTDSSHGFDLGRMNRLMDRLGNPQTGFKAVHIAGTKGKGSTAAFLANILRTEGYAVGCYTSPHVRTIRERISLGKLGEPVSAKALNCLFHRIKPILDEAVALENGRLSHFEILTAMAFKLFDQGNVDVAVIEAGLGGARDATNIISSSGLAAAVITTIGEEHMAALGGSLESIAMAKSGIIKHGCPVRWFSLHIYITALWLVLGGPFLPHIEHIFLDKASSMCSPVVSASGPGNRSAVKGVSKSNGKPFQSCDIVIEVERDFKLFIELFDVKLQMLGIHQLQNAATATCVALCLRDKGWRISDESIHAGLEHTYLLGRSQFLTSTEAETLGLPGATIMLDGAHTKESAKALVDTIQMTFPEARLALIVAMASDKDHMAFAREFLSGGQLEAVFLTEVNIAGAKSRTTSASMLRDCWIQASKELGINTLHDGMEEYQKLFENQSFCSAGESKHKTILAAENSLPVSLRVGNQILRARTRDQTGIIVITGSLHIVSTVLSSLHG from the exons ATGAAAATCTTCAGAGTTGTCAGTCACAAAAGAACCTTGCTAGGGTTTAAGAGAAGCTTCAGTAGAGAACCAGAACTGAAGGACTTTTTAAACTACTTGGACAATCTCAAAAACTATGAGAAATGTGGTGTCCCCAAAGATGCAGGCACAGACTCAAGCCATGGCTTTGATCTGGGCCGCATGAACCGGTTGATGGATCGGCTTGGTAACCCTCAGACAGGGTTTAAG GCTGTTCACATTGCTGGGACCAAAGGAAAAGGGTCAACTGCTGCATTTCTTGCCAATATTTTACGGACAGAAGGTTATGCTGTCGGTTGTTATACTAG CCCACATGTTCGGACTATCAGAGAGCGTATATCACTGGGAAAATTAGGTGAGCCGGTCTCAGCAAAGGCATTGAATTGTTTGTTCCATAGGATTAAGCCAATCCTTGACGAGGCAGTGGCACTTGAAAATGGGCGTTTGAGTCATTTTGAG ATTCTTACTGCAATGGCGTTCAAGCTTTTTGATCAAGGGAATGTTGATGTTGCAGTTATTGAG GCTGGACTGGGGGGAGCACGGGATGCGACAAACATAATTTCTAGTTCTGGACTAGCTGCAGCAGTTATAACAACAATAGGGGAGGAACATATGGCTGCACTAGGGGGTTCCCTGGAAAGCATTGCAATGGCAAAGTCAGGAATAATCAAACATGGTTGCCCAGTTAGGTGGTTCTCCCTGCATATTTACATAACTGCACTTTGG TTGGTGCTGGGGGGCCCATTCCTTCCACATATTGAACACATTTTTCTTGACAAAGCATCCTCCATGTGTTCTCCTGTAGTATCAGCATCTGGACCTGGCAATAGAAGTGCTGTAAAAGGAGTTAGCAAATCCAATGGAAAACCTTTCCAATCTTGTGATATAGTGATAGAAGTTGAGAGGGACTTTAAATTG TTCATCGAGTTATTTGACGTGAAACTACAGATGCTTGGAATTCACCAACTTCAAAATGCTGCAACTGCCACTTGTGTGGCACTGTGCTTGCGTGATAAAG GATGGAGAATTTCAGATGAATCCATTCATGCTGGTCTAGAGCATACCTATTTGCTTGGGAGAAGCCAGTTTCTAACATCTACAGAAGCTGAGACATTAGGGCTACCTGGAGCAACCATAATGCTTGATGGAG CTCACACCAAAGAATCTGCTAAAGCTTTGGTGGACACTATTCAAATGACATTTCCAGAGGCACGATTGGCTCTTATTGTTGCAATGGCAAGTGACAAAGACCATATGGCTTTTGCAAGAGAATTTCTTTCAG GTGGACAATTAGAGGCTGTCTTTCTAACAGAGGTTAACATTGCTGGAGCAAAATCTCGAACAACTTCTGCTTCCATGTTAAGAGATTGTTGGATTCAAGCTTCCAAGGAACTGGGCATCAATACTCTTCATGATGGAATGGAAGAATACCAGAAGTTGTTTGAGAATCAATCATTCTGCTCTGCAGGGGAATCAAAACATAAAACCATACTGGCTGCTGAGAATTCATTACCAGTTTCCTTGAGGGTTGGAAATCAGATTCTGAGAGCAAGGACCAGAGACCAAACTGGTATAATTGTAATCACAGGATCTCTGCATATTGTTTCGACGGTATTATCCTCTCTCCATGGTTAA
- the LOC117934212 gene encoding dihydrofolate synthetase isoform X4, translating into MKIFRVVSHKRTLLGFKRSFSREPELKDFLNYLDNLKNYEKCGVPKDAGTDSSHGFDLGRMNRLMDRLGNPQTGFKAVHIAGTKGKGSTAAFLANILRTEGYAVGCYTSPHVRTIRERISLGKLGEPVSAKALNCLFHRIKPILDEAVALENGRLSHFEILTAMAFKLFDQGNVDVAVIEAGLGGARDATNIISSSGLAAAVITTIGEEHMAALGGSLESIAMAKSGIIKHGCPVRWFSLHIYITALWLVLGGPFLPHIEHIFLDKASSMCSPVVSASGPGNRSAVKGVSKSNGKPFQSCDIVIEVERDFKLFIELFDVKLQMLGIHQLQNAATATCVALCLRDKAHTKESAKALVDTIQMTFPEARLALIVAMASDKDHMAFAREFLSGGQLEAVFLTEVNIAGAKSRTTSASMLRDCWIQASKELGINTLHDGMEEYQKLFENQSFCSAGESKHKTILAAENSLPVSLRVGNQILRARTRDQTGIIVITGSLHIVSTVLSSLHG; encoded by the exons ATGAAAATCTTCAGAGTTGTCAGTCACAAAAGAACCTTGCTAGGGTTTAAGAGAAGCTTCAGTAGAGAACCAGAACTGAAGGACTTTTTAAACTACTTGGACAATCTCAAAAACTATGAGAAATGTGGTGTCCCCAAAGATGCAGGCACAGACTCAAGCCATGGCTTTGATCTGGGCCGCATGAACCGGTTGATGGATCGGCTTGGTAACCCTCAGACAGGGTTTAAG GCTGTTCACATTGCTGGGACCAAAGGAAAAGGGTCAACTGCTGCATTTCTTGCCAATATTTTACGGACAGAAGGTTATGCTGTCGGTTGTTATACTAG CCCACATGTTCGGACTATCAGAGAGCGTATATCACTGGGAAAATTAGGTGAGCCGGTCTCAGCAAAGGCATTGAATTGTTTGTTCCATAGGATTAAGCCAATCCTTGACGAGGCAGTGGCACTTGAAAATGGGCGTTTGAGTCATTTTGAG ATTCTTACTGCAATGGCGTTCAAGCTTTTTGATCAAGGGAATGTTGATGTTGCAGTTATTGAG GCTGGACTGGGGGGAGCACGGGATGCGACAAACATAATTTCTAGTTCTGGACTAGCTGCAGCAGTTATAACAACAATAGGGGAGGAACATATGGCTGCACTAGGGGGTTCCCTGGAAAGCATTGCAATGGCAAAGTCAGGAATAATCAAACATGGTTGCCCAGTTAGGTGGTTCTCCCTGCATATTTACATAACTGCACTTTGG TTGGTGCTGGGGGGCCCATTCCTTCCACATATTGAACACATTTTTCTTGACAAAGCATCCTCCATGTGTTCTCCTGTAGTATCAGCATCTGGACCTGGCAATAGAAGTGCTGTAAAAGGAGTTAGCAAATCCAATGGAAAACCTTTCCAATCTTGTGATATAGTGATAGAAGTTGAGAGGGACTTTAAATTG TTCATCGAGTTATTTGACGTGAAACTACAGATGCTTGGAATTCACCAACTTCAAAATGCTGCAACTGCCACTTGTGTGGCACTGTGCTTGCGTGATAAAG CTCACACCAAAGAATCTGCTAAAGCTTTGGTGGACACTATTCAAATGACATTTCCAGAGGCACGATTGGCTCTTATTGTTGCAATGGCAAGTGACAAAGACCATATGGCTTTTGCAAGAGAATTTCTTTCAG GTGGACAATTAGAGGCTGTCTTTCTAACAGAGGTTAACATTGCTGGAGCAAAATCTCGAACAACTTCTGCTTCCATGTTAAGAGATTGTTGGATTCAAGCTTCCAAGGAACTGGGCATCAATACTCTTCATGATGGAATGGAAGAATACCAGAAGTTGTTTGAGAATCAATCATTCTGCTCTGCAGGGGAATCAAAACATAAAACCATACTGGCTGCTGAGAATTCATTACCAGTTTCCTTGAGGGTTGGAAATCAGATTCTGAGAGCAAGGACCAGAGACCAAACTGGTATAATTGTAATCACAGGATCTCTGCATATTGTTTCGACGGTATTATCCTCTCTCCATGGTTAA
- the LOC117934212 gene encoding dihydrofolate synthetase isoform X3 — MKIFRVVSHKRTLLGFKRSFSREPELKDFLNYLDNLKNYEKCGVPKDAGTDSSHGFDLGRMNRLMDRLGNPQTGFKASFSLSSPHVRTIRERISLGKLGEPVSAKALNCLFHRIKPILDEAVALENGRLSHFEILTAMAFKLFDQGNVDVAVIEAGLGGARDATNIISSSGLAAAVITTIGEEHMAALGGSLESIAMAKSGIIKHGCPVRWFSLHIYITALWLVLGGPFLPHIEHIFLDKASSMCSPVVSASGPGNRSAVKGVSKSNGKPFQSCDIVIEVERDFKLFIELFDVKLQMLGIHQLQNAATATCVALCLRDKGWRISDESIHAGLEHTYLLGRSQFLTSTEAETLGLPGATIMLDGAHTKESAKALVDTIQMTFPEARLALIVAMASDKDHMAFAREFLSGGQLEAVFLTEVNIAGAKSRTTSASMLRDCWIQASKELGINTLHDGMEEYQKLFENQSFCSAGESKHKTILAAENSLPVSLRVGNQILRARTRDQTGIIVITGSLHIVSTVLSSLHG, encoded by the exons ATGAAAATCTTCAGAGTTGTCAGTCACAAAAGAACCTTGCTAGGGTTTAAGAGAAGCTTCAGTAGAGAACCAGAACTGAAGGACTTTTTAAACTACTTGGACAATCTCAAAAACTATGAGAAATGTGGTGTCCCCAAAGATGCAGGCACAGACTCAAGCCATGGCTTTGATCTGGGCCGCATGAACCGGTTGATGGATCGGCTTGGTAACCCTCAGACAGGGTTTAAG GCATCATTTTCTTTAAGCAGCCCACATGTTCGGACTATCAGAGAGCGTATATCACTGGGAAAATTAGGTGAGCCGGTCTCAGCAAAGGCATTGAATTGTTTGTTCCATAGGATTAAGCCAATCCTTGACGAGGCAGTGGCACTTGAAAATGGGCGTTTGAGTCATTTTGAG ATTCTTACTGCAATGGCGTTCAAGCTTTTTGATCAAGGGAATGTTGATGTTGCAGTTATTGAG GCTGGACTGGGGGGAGCACGGGATGCGACAAACATAATTTCTAGTTCTGGACTAGCTGCAGCAGTTATAACAACAATAGGGGAGGAACATATGGCTGCACTAGGGGGTTCCCTGGAAAGCATTGCAATGGCAAAGTCAGGAATAATCAAACATGGTTGCCCAGTTAGGTGGTTCTCCCTGCATATTTACATAACTGCACTTTGG TTGGTGCTGGGGGGCCCATTCCTTCCACATATTGAACACATTTTTCTTGACAAAGCATCCTCCATGTGTTCTCCTGTAGTATCAGCATCTGGACCTGGCAATAGAAGTGCTGTAAAAGGAGTTAGCAAATCCAATGGAAAACCTTTCCAATCTTGTGATATAGTGATAGAAGTTGAGAGGGACTTTAAATTG TTCATCGAGTTATTTGACGTGAAACTACAGATGCTTGGAATTCACCAACTTCAAAATGCTGCAACTGCCACTTGTGTGGCACTGTGCTTGCGTGATAAAG GATGGAGAATTTCAGATGAATCCATTCATGCTGGTCTAGAGCATACCTATTTGCTTGGGAGAAGCCAGTTTCTAACATCTACAGAAGCTGAGACATTAGGGCTACCTGGAGCAACCATAATGCTTGATGGAG CTCACACCAAAGAATCTGCTAAAGCTTTGGTGGACACTATTCAAATGACATTTCCAGAGGCACGATTGGCTCTTATTGTTGCAATGGCAAGTGACAAAGACCATATGGCTTTTGCAAGAGAATTTCTTTCAG GTGGACAATTAGAGGCTGTCTTTCTAACAGAGGTTAACATTGCTGGAGCAAAATCTCGAACAACTTCTGCTTCCATGTTAAGAGATTGTTGGATTCAAGCTTCCAAGGAACTGGGCATCAATACTCTTCATGATGGAATGGAAGAATACCAGAAGTTGTTTGAGAATCAATCATTCTGCTCTGCAGGGGAATCAAAACATAAAACCATACTGGCTGCTGAGAATTCATTACCAGTTTCCTTGAGGGTTGGAAATCAGATTCTGAGAGCAAGGACCAGAGACCAAACTGGTATAATTGTAATCACAGGATCTCTGCATATTGTTTCGACGGTATTATCCTCTCTCCATGGTTAA
- the LOC117934212 gene encoding dihydrofolate synthetase isoform X2: MKIFRVVSHKRTLLGFKRSFSREPELKDFLNYLDNLKNYEKCGVPKDAGTDSSHGFDLGRMNRLMDRLGNPQTGFKAVHIAGTKGKGSTAAFLANILRTEGYAVGCYTSPHVRTIRERISLGKLGEPVSAKALNCLFHRIKPILDEAVALENGRLSHFEILTAMAFKLFDQGNVDVAVIEAGLGGARDATNIISSSGLAAAVITTIGEEHMAALGGSLESIAMAKSGIIKHGCPLVLGGPFLPHIEHIFLDKASSMCSPVVSASGPGNRSAVKGVSKSNGKPFQSCDIVIEVERDFKLFIELFDVKLQMLGIHQLQNAATATCVALCLRDKGWRISDESIHAGLEHTYLLGRSQFLTSTEAETLGLPGATIMLDGAHTKESAKALVDTIQMTFPEARLALIVAMASDKDHMAFAREFLSGGQLEAVFLTEVNIAGAKSRTTSASMLRDCWIQASKELGINTLHDGMEEYQKLFENQSFCSAGESKHKTILAAENSLPVSLRVGNQILRARTRDQTGIIVITGSLHIVSTVLSSLHG, from the exons ATGAAAATCTTCAGAGTTGTCAGTCACAAAAGAACCTTGCTAGGGTTTAAGAGAAGCTTCAGTAGAGAACCAGAACTGAAGGACTTTTTAAACTACTTGGACAATCTCAAAAACTATGAGAAATGTGGTGTCCCCAAAGATGCAGGCACAGACTCAAGCCATGGCTTTGATCTGGGCCGCATGAACCGGTTGATGGATCGGCTTGGTAACCCTCAGACAGGGTTTAAG GCTGTTCACATTGCTGGGACCAAAGGAAAAGGGTCAACTGCTGCATTTCTTGCCAATATTTTACGGACAGAAGGTTATGCTGTCGGTTGTTATACTAG CCCACATGTTCGGACTATCAGAGAGCGTATATCACTGGGAAAATTAGGTGAGCCGGTCTCAGCAAAGGCATTGAATTGTTTGTTCCATAGGATTAAGCCAATCCTTGACGAGGCAGTGGCACTTGAAAATGGGCGTTTGAGTCATTTTGAG ATTCTTACTGCAATGGCGTTCAAGCTTTTTGATCAAGGGAATGTTGATGTTGCAGTTATTGAG GCTGGACTGGGGGGAGCACGGGATGCGACAAACATAATTTCTAGTTCTGGACTAGCTGCAGCAGTTATAACAACAATAGGGGAGGAACATATGGCTGCACTAGGGGGTTCCCTGGAAAGCATTGCAATGGCAAAGTCAGGAATAATCAAACATGGTTGCCCA TTGGTGCTGGGGGGCCCATTCCTTCCACATATTGAACACATTTTTCTTGACAAAGCATCCTCCATGTGTTCTCCTGTAGTATCAGCATCTGGACCTGGCAATAGAAGTGCTGTAAAAGGAGTTAGCAAATCCAATGGAAAACCTTTCCAATCTTGTGATATAGTGATAGAAGTTGAGAGGGACTTTAAATTG TTCATCGAGTTATTTGACGTGAAACTACAGATGCTTGGAATTCACCAACTTCAAAATGCTGCAACTGCCACTTGTGTGGCACTGTGCTTGCGTGATAAAG GATGGAGAATTTCAGATGAATCCATTCATGCTGGTCTAGAGCATACCTATTTGCTTGGGAGAAGCCAGTTTCTAACATCTACAGAAGCTGAGACATTAGGGCTACCTGGAGCAACCATAATGCTTGATGGAG CTCACACCAAAGAATCTGCTAAAGCTTTGGTGGACACTATTCAAATGACATTTCCAGAGGCACGATTGGCTCTTATTGTTGCAATGGCAAGTGACAAAGACCATATGGCTTTTGCAAGAGAATTTCTTTCAG GTGGACAATTAGAGGCTGTCTTTCTAACAGAGGTTAACATTGCTGGAGCAAAATCTCGAACAACTTCTGCTTCCATGTTAAGAGATTGTTGGATTCAAGCTTCCAAGGAACTGGGCATCAATACTCTTCATGATGGAATGGAAGAATACCAGAAGTTGTTTGAGAATCAATCATTCTGCTCTGCAGGGGAATCAAAACATAAAACCATACTGGCTGCTGAGAATTCATTACCAGTTTCCTTGAGGGTTGGAAATCAGATTCTGAGAGCAAGGACCAGAGACCAAACTGGTATAATTGTAATCACAGGATCTCTGCATATTGTTTCGACGGTATTATCCTCTCTCCATGGTTAA
- the LOC117934212 gene encoding dihydrofolate synthetase isoform X5: MKIFRVVSHKRTLLGFKRSFSREPELKDFLNYLDNLKNYEKCGVPKDAGTDSSHGFDLGRMNRLMDRLGNPQTGFKAVHIAGTKGKGSTAAFLANILRTEGYAVGCYTSPHVRTIRERISLGKLGEPVSAKALNCLFHRIKPILDEAVALENGRLSHFEILTAMAFKLFDQGNVDVAVIELVLGGPFLPHIEHIFLDKASSMCSPVVSASGPGNRSAVKGVSKSNGKPFQSCDIVIEVERDFKLFIELFDVKLQMLGIHQLQNAATATCVALCLRDKGWRISDESIHAGLEHTYLLGRSQFLTSTEAETLGLPGATIMLDGAHTKESAKALVDTIQMTFPEARLALIVAMASDKDHMAFAREFLSGGQLEAVFLTEVNIAGAKSRTTSASMLRDCWIQASKELGINTLHDGMEEYQKLFENQSFCSAGESKHKTILAAENSLPVSLRVGNQILRARTRDQTGIIVITGSLHIVSTVLSSLHG; this comes from the exons ATGAAAATCTTCAGAGTTGTCAGTCACAAAAGAACCTTGCTAGGGTTTAAGAGAAGCTTCAGTAGAGAACCAGAACTGAAGGACTTTTTAAACTACTTGGACAATCTCAAAAACTATGAGAAATGTGGTGTCCCCAAAGATGCAGGCACAGACTCAAGCCATGGCTTTGATCTGGGCCGCATGAACCGGTTGATGGATCGGCTTGGTAACCCTCAGACAGGGTTTAAG GCTGTTCACATTGCTGGGACCAAAGGAAAAGGGTCAACTGCTGCATTTCTTGCCAATATTTTACGGACAGAAGGTTATGCTGTCGGTTGTTATACTAG CCCACATGTTCGGACTATCAGAGAGCGTATATCACTGGGAAAATTAGGTGAGCCGGTCTCAGCAAAGGCATTGAATTGTTTGTTCCATAGGATTAAGCCAATCCTTGACGAGGCAGTGGCACTTGAAAATGGGCGTTTGAGTCATTTTGAG ATTCTTACTGCAATGGCGTTCAAGCTTTTTGATCAAGGGAATGTTGATGTTGCAGTTATTGAG TTGGTGCTGGGGGGCCCATTCCTTCCACATATTGAACACATTTTTCTTGACAAAGCATCCTCCATGTGTTCTCCTGTAGTATCAGCATCTGGACCTGGCAATAGAAGTGCTGTAAAAGGAGTTAGCAAATCCAATGGAAAACCTTTCCAATCTTGTGATATAGTGATAGAAGTTGAGAGGGACTTTAAATTG TTCATCGAGTTATTTGACGTGAAACTACAGATGCTTGGAATTCACCAACTTCAAAATGCTGCAACTGCCACTTGTGTGGCACTGTGCTTGCGTGATAAAG GATGGAGAATTTCAGATGAATCCATTCATGCTGGTCTAGAGCATACCTATTTGCTTGGGAGAAGCCAGTTTCTAACATCTACAGAAGCTGAGACATTAGGGCTACCTGGAGCAACCATAATGCTTGATGGAG CTCACACCAAAGAATCTGCTAAAGCTTTGGTGGACACTATTCAAATGACATTTCCAGAGGCACGATTGGCTCTTATTGTTGCAATGGCAAGTGACAAAGACCATATGGCTTTTGCAAGAGAATTTCTTTCAG GTGGACAATTAGAGGCTGTCTTTCTAACAGAGGTTAACATTGCTGGAGCAAAATCTCGAACAACTTCTGCTTCCATGTTAAGAGATTGTTGGATTCAAGCTTCCAAGGAACTGGGCATCAATACTCTTCATGATGGAATGGAAGAATACCAGAAGTTGTTTGAGAATCAATCATTCTGCTCTGCAGGGGAATCAAAACATAAAACCATACTGGCTGCTGAGAATTCATTACCAGTTTCCTTGAGGGTTGGAAATCAGATTCTGAGAGCAAGGACCAGAGACCAAACTGGTATAATTGTAATCACAGGATCTCTGCATATTGTTTCGACGGTATTATCCTCTCTCCATGGTTAA
- the LOC117934215 gene encoding transcription factor SPEECHLESS, whose protein sequence is MGDSLSDFFEEPEFGGETSLTGVASPDDLDLFSIFESLEGVSEVPPLEETVLGSKEGEETARLVSQKSTSSSALQESETELEASPKRKRPRLAAPTSSEEGNPDGQQRVSHITVERNRRKQMNEHLSVLRSLMPCFYVKRGDQASIIGGVVDYIKELQQVLRSLEAKKQRKVYSEVLSPRVVSSPRPPPISPRKPPLSPRISLPISPRTPQPTSPYKPVRLQQGYLSPTIAPSLEPSPSSSTSSNDNANELIVNSKSAIADVEVKYSCPNVVLKTKSSRIPGQAVKIISALEDLSLEILHVSISSIDETMLNSFTIKFGIECQLSAEELAHQVQQTFC, encoded by the exons ATGGGCGATAGTTTATCCGACTTCTTTGAAGAGCCTGAGTTTGGTGGCGAAACCAGCTTGACTGGCGTAGCTTCCCCCGACGATCTCGATCTCTTCAGCATTTTCGAGAGTCTGGAGGGTGTCTCCGAGGTTCCTCCATTGGAGGAGACTGTGTTGGGCTCCAAAGAAGGTGAGGAAACAGCAAGATTGGTCTCTCAAAAATCTACTTCTTCCAGTGCTTTGCAGGAGTCCGAGACGGAGCTCGAAGCTTCCCCGAAGAGGAAGAGGCCCAGGCTCGCCGCACCCACTTCGTCCGAAGAGGGGAACCCAGATGGACAACAGAGGGTGTCGCATATAACTGTGGAGAGGAACCGCAGAAAGCAAATGAACGAGCATTTATCAGTGTTGAGGTCCCTCATGCCTTGCTTCTATGTCAAAAGA GGAGATCAAGCATCCATAATAGGCGGGGTGGTGGATTACATCAAGGAGTTGCAGCAAGTTCTACGGTCACTTGAAGCCAAGAAGCAACGAAAAGTTTACAGTGAAGTTCTAAGCCCTAGGGTTGTTTCAAGTCCAAGGCCTCCGCCAATCAGCCCTAGAAAGCCACCATTAAGCCCTAGAATAAGCTTACCCATAAGCCCAAGAACCCCGCAACCAACCAGCCCTTACAAGCCTGTTAGGTTGCAGCAGGGTTACCTTTCCCCGACCATAGCTCCTTCCCTCGAACCATCTCCTTCTTCTTCAACCTCCTCCAATGACAACGCCAACGAGCTCATCGTAAATTCAAAATCAGCCATTGCTGACGTAGAGGTGAAGTACTCCTGCCCAAACGTTGTTTTGAAGACAAAATCTTCACGGATTCCCGGCCAAGCAGTGAAAATCATTTCCGCTCTAGAGGACCTTTCGCTTGAAATTCTCCATGTTAGCATCAGCTCAATCGATGAAACCATGCTCAATTCCTTCACTATCAAG TTTGGAATTGAATGCCAACTTAGCGCCGAGGAACTCGCTCACCAAGTCCAGCAGACATTCTGCTAA
- the LOC117934214 gene encoding probable WRKY transcription factor 53, whose product MENMGSWEQKNLINELTNGRELAKQLQIHLSVSSSSHDARESLVQKILTSYEKALSLLRCSGPVGEPHAAAAGGGGAVGIGMSESPRSLSGSPRSEDSDKDQEHKDGSRKRKTLPRWTKQVQMSLGPGPEGPLDDGFSWRKYGQKDILGAKYPRSYYKCTHRNAQGCLATKQVQRSDDDPTIFEITYRGRHTCTQVSHQIPPPAALPENQGLMDTKDHQQFNLQPQQNQLQPQDMLLSFQTGLRVVTEGLDTPSDQAFPPFCFTSTSNMKVEEPGFSPSMIDNNIVGNFPTSFVSPAASGSNYFSMSSDEMNSLGGNQNLQAPEANLNEIISAVASTTNPQFEQFPFGSMEFDPNFNFDHPGFF is encoded by the exons ATGGAGAACATGGGAAGTTGGGAACAAAAGAATCTGATAAATGAGCTTACGAATGGGAGAGAGCTAGCCAAACAGCTACAAATCCATCTCAGCGTGTCGTCTTCTTCTCATGACGCCCGTGAATCCTTGGTCCAAAAGATCCTAACTTCATACGAGAAGGCCCTTTCATTGCTGAGGTGTAGCGGCCCAGTGGGCGAGCCACATGCCGCCGCAGCAGGCGGAGGAGGAGCAGTTGGAATAGGGATGTCTGAGTCTCCACGCTCGCTCAGTGGGAGTCCTAGGAGCGAAGATTCTGATAAGGATCAGGAGCACAAAGATGGGTCTAGGAAGAG AAAGACATTGCCAAGGTGGACAAAGCAAGTGCAGATGTCTCTAGGGCCAGGGCCAGAAGGCCCTCTTGATGATGGGTTTAGTTGGAGGAAGTATGGGCAGAAGGACATTCTCGGAGCCAAATATCCAAG GAGCTATTACAAATGCACTCATAGAAATGCCCAAGGCTGTCTGGCTACAAAGCAAGTTCAAAGATCAGACGATGACCCAACCATCTTTGAAATCACCTACCGTGGAAGACACACTTGCACCCAAGTCTCCCACCAAATTCCACCGCCGGCAGCACTGCCGGAAAACCAAGGACTGATGGACACCAAAGATCATCAACAATTCAACCTCCAACCCCAACAAAACCAGCTACAACCACAAGACATGCTCTTGAGCTTCCAAACTGGCCTCAGAGTCGTAACAGAAGGCTTGGACACACCAAGCGACCAAGCATTTCCCCCCTTTTGCTTCACTTCAACGTCTAATATGAAGGTCGAAGAACCCGGTTTCTCGCCTTCCATGATAGACAACAATATCGTTGGTAATTTTCCTACCTCATTTGTATCTCCTGCAGCATCTGGATCAAACTATTTCTCCATGTCGTCTGATGAAATGAACAGCCTTGGAGGAAACCAAAACCTGCAGGCCCCCGAAGCCAATCTCAATGAGATAATCTCAGCTGTTGCTTCAACCACAAACCCTCAGTTTGAGCAGTTCCCGTTTGGTTCCATGGAATTCGATCCGAACTTTAACTTCGACCACCCGGGATTCTTTTAA